The Halobacterium hubeiense genome contains the following window.
AACGCCCGTCGGCGGCGCGTACAACGTCGCCCAGACCGCGCTGCAGGCGATTCAGGGCGCCGAGTCCACGGACCCCGGGGCGCTCCAGGAGACGTTCCGCTCGGAGACGTTCGAGACCGTCATCGGGTCGTTCGGCTTCGAGGACAACGGGCTGCCCGCGGAGGGCGACCTCACCGCGCCGACCGGCCAGTGGTGGGAGGGCAACCAGCACACCGTCTACCCGGACACGGACGGGCGCGGCGCCATCGACTTCCAGTACCCGATTCCGGCGTGGAGCGAGCGGTAATCGCCCAGTATCCCACTCTCCCCGTACACACACTCACACATGGTAACGACCGATTTACTCGTTCAGTCGCTGCTCAACGGCCTCCTCCTCGGCGGAATCTACGCCGTCGCCGCGCTCGGGCTGTCGCTCGTGTTCGGCATCATGGACATCGTGAACCTCGCGCACGGCCACATGCTGATGGTCGGCGCGTACGTCGCCATCATCCTGTTCACGTCGCTGGGGCTCACGCCAATCGTCGGCATGGTCGTCGCGTTCGTCGTGTTGTTCGTCCTCGGGATGGCGCTCCAGCGCGTCGTCCTCGAACGCGTCGTCGGGGAAGGCATGGAACAACCAATCATCGTCCTGTTCGGGCTCGCGTTGATGCTCCAGAGCATCGGCCGCATCGCGTTCGGCGGGAACGCCCAGTCGACGGACATCGGCATCCCCGGGGACGCAATCGCGGTCGGCGCGGCGACGCTGTCGTTCCCGCGCGTGGTCACCTTCGTCTTCTCCATCGTGCTCATCCTCGGCACGTGGGCGTTCCTGAAGTACACGACCACCGGGCTCGCCATCCG
Protein-coding sequences here:
- a CDS encoding branched-chain amino acid ABC transporter permease, encoding MVTTDLLVQSLLNGLLLGGIYAVAALGLSLVFGIMDIVNLAHGHMLMVGAYVAIILFTSLGLTPIVGMVVAFVVLFVLGMALQRVVLERVVGEGMEQPIIVLFGLALMLQSIGRIAFGGNAQSTDIGIPGDAIAVGAATLSFPRVVTFVFSIVLILGTWAFLKYTTTGLAIRATAQNSSAAQYMGVDTDNIYVLTLGIGTGLAGAAGALLSMLFPFTPFVGWTYLLKAFAVVVLGGVGSVAGTLVGGLVLGVSENVGVLYLGGGFRDIISFGIFVLVLLVRPHGLFGSSGGGE